One window from the genome of Aeromonas sp. FDAARGOS 1405 encodes:
- a CDS encoding GH92 family glycosyl hydrolase, which translates to MFKCNLLSLAVIAALTGGIAGCNSESESTAIEKPVTPVVDLSVLKYVDPMIGTAASGHTFPGATRPAGMVQLSPDTFIGSNTDHESGLNPWHSASGYWDSSNYLTGEIVATDVPLYGFSHTHLSGTGATDLGDILVLPYAEMADAQINAFDKTNEHASAGYYKTRLNKGEIEVELTTTKRVGLHRYTFAKGADRNVKFDLGHTLLNNNGQSLKNKIEVVDEYTLRGRKTSTGWFQGQNHQGQNIFFYAKFNQPVARAMLGEQDKMPTREMRPNSVYQGDDLTAYLNFGQGDQPLEIRVGISAVSWQGAQKNLEAEAPTFDFAKVKSDAEYAWAEKLATLKTEGGTETEKTNFYTALYHMMIAPIELYDVDGKYLDMQGTLRTLQPGDTPNYSIYSTWDTFRAVHPMWTIMDPPQATLYAKDLIRKSNVEFGLLPKWEGHGSETGTMIGYPSAAILADAVTKGLIDAQEALEASVKSAHYRPADYPQIHDDILSSLMAGQLSYHEKEQCVRYPNWNSVSYSLEFSFYDWTIAEMAKAAGDMTTYQEFKARSYNSLKHWDPQAGNADGKGFFVPTELKNGDPCALKYAPADFDPYKSDAFYYTEGNAWQWQWSFMQDLDKLTEIMGGQQGLNDKLDNLFNADPNGGEAHQDMTGYIGQYIHGNEPSHHVIYLYNRTAQPWKAQEYLDRVYKEFYKTTPDGLIGNEDVGQMSAWYIMSAMGFYQISPGDPTYTIGRPIFDKVTINLPDGQFNVVAQNNSPDNLYVKEVTINGKPLNQYNTFAHSEIRPGGELRFVMTNQQPTP; encoded by the coding sequence ATGTTCAAGTGCAATCTTCTTTCTCTTGCGGTGATTGCCGCACTGACCGGTGGCATCGCCGGTTGCAACAGTGAGAGCGAGTCTACCGCTATCGAGAAACCGGTAACTCCGGTTGTCGATCTGTCGGTACTGAAATACGTTGACCCCATGATAGGCACCGCCGCATCAGGCCACACTTTCCCCGGTGCCACCCGCCCTGCCGGCATGGTGCAGCTCTCGCCGGATACCTTTATTGGCTCCAACACCGATCACGAGAGCGGACTCAACCCCTGGCACTCAGCCTCCGGCTACTGGGACTCTTCCAATTACCTCACGGGCGAGATCGTCGCAACCGATGTTCCGCTCTACGGCTTCTCCCATACCCATCTCTCCGGCACCGGTGCCACCGATCTGGGCGACATTCTGGTACTGCCCTACGCCGAGATGGCCGACGCCCAGATAAACGCCTTTGACAAAACCAATGAGCACGCCAGCGCCGGTTATTACAAAACCAGACTGAACAAGGGGGAGATTGAGGTTGAACTGACCACCACCAAACGAGTCGGTTTGCACCGTTACACCTTCGCCAAAGGAGCGGATCGGAATGTGAAATTCGATCTGGGTCATACCCTGCTGAACAACAACGGCCAATCGCTGAAAAACAAAATCGAAGTGGTGGATGAGTACACCCTGCGTGGCCGCAAAACCTCCACTGGCTGGTTCCAGGGACAGAACCATCAGGGCCAGAACATCTTCTTCTACGCCAAATTCAACCAACCTGTGGCCAGGGCCATGCTGGGCGAGCAGGACAAGATGCCCACCCGGGAGATGCGCCCCAACAGCGTCTATCAAGGGGATGACCTGACCGCCTACCTCAATTTTGGCCAGGGTGACCAACCGCTCGAGATCCGGGTCGGTATCTCGGCGGTGAGCTGGCAAGGAGCACAGAAGAATCTGGAGGCGGAAGCCCCCACCTTTGATTTTGCCAAGGTGAAGTCAGACGCAGAATACGCGTGGGCCGAAAAGCTGGCAACACTCAAAACCGAAGGGGGGACGGAGACCGAGAAGACCAATTTCTACACCGCTCTCTACCACATGATGATCGCCCCTATCGAGCTCTACGATGTGGATGGCAAGTATCTTGATATGCAAGGCACCCTGCGCACCCTGCAACCTGGCGATACCCCCAACTACTCCATCTACTCGACCTGGGATACCTTCCGCGCCGTTCACCCCATGTGGACCATCATGGACCCGCCACAGGCGACTCTCTACGCCAAGGATCTGATCCGCAAATCCAACGTGGAGTTCGGCCTGCTGCCCAAATGGGAAGGCCACGGCTCGGAAACCGGCACCATGATTGGCTACCCCTCGGCGGCCATCCTTGCCGATGCGGTGACCAAGGGGCTGATCGATGCGCAAGAGGCACTGGAAGCCTCGGTCAAATCGGCCCACTACCGGCCTGCCGATTACCCGCAGATCCATGACGACATCCTGAGCTCGCTGATGGCCGGTCAGCTCAGCTATCACGAGAAAGAGCAGTGCGTCCGTTATCCCAACTGGAACTCGGTCTCCTACTCGCTGGAGTTCTCTTTCTACGACTGGACCATCGCCGAGATGGCGAAAGCCGCGGGCGACATGACTACCTATCAGGAGTTCAAGGCACGATCCTACAACTCGCTCAAACATTGGGATCCCCAGGCTGGCAATGCCGATGGCAAAGGCTTCTTCGTACCGACCGAGCTGAAAAACGGTGACCCGTGCGCCCTGAAATACGCGCCAGCCGATTTCGATCCCTACAAGTCGGATGCCTTCTACTACACCGAGGGCAATGCCTGGCAGTGGCAGTGGTCCTTCATGCAGGATCTCGACAAGCTGACCGAGATCATGGGTGGCCAGCAGGGACTGAACGACAAGCTCGACAACCTGTTCAACGCCGACCCCAACGGGGGCGAAGCACATCAGGACATGACCGGTTACATCGGGCAGTACATTCATGGCAACGAGCCCTCACACCACGTCATCTATCTCTACAATCGCACCGCCCAGCCCTGGAAAGCGCAGGAGTACCTCGACCGGGTCTATAAGGAGTTCTACAAAACCACCCCGGATGGCCTGATCGGCAATGAAGACGTCGGCCAGATGTCGGCCTGGTACATCATGAGTGCCATGGGCTTCTATCAAATCTCCCCGGGCGACCCGACCTACACCATCGGTCGTCCCATCTTTGACAAGGTCACCATCAACCTGCCCGACGGTCAGTTCAACGTGGTAGCGCAGAACAACAGCCCGGACAACCTCTATGTCAAAGAGGTCACCATCAATGGCAAGCCACTCAACCAGTACAACACCTTCGCCCACAGCGAGATCCGTCCCGGTGGTGAGCTGCGTTTTGTGATGACCAACCAGCAACCGACCCCGTAA
- a CDS encoding GH92 family glycosyl hydrolase — translation MKLKRSLLACAVLAGLVGISGCQNDSDTAVDNNKETNVSRYVNPFIGTGNLGNTYPGATTPHGMVQLSPNNGANGWEYISGYYYHDNRLAGFSHTHLSGAGAGDLNDILVMPINSRSNFMLNEGSASLNLEASRYSHKDEEATAGYYKVNLKDYGIKAELTASDRVGVHRYTFPQDKKSEIVVNLGFKVNWDYTSDSYLKWDKTHNRIEGHRFSDGWAPSQKEFFVMEFDQPIKNIRFAYFDKDQNRYLDLPEGTTEIGNETRGKYQYARAYVEFDTAAAGLVVEAKVALSNVEIGRDGNAGASLNMTEVANMSFDDVRQAATQKWEKELGKIRVSGDEEYKQTFYTALYHTYLGQTIHSDLDGRYRQVHQGRNAYPDGNTPWGEQIDTLKESVRTADANRDGKADFTRYDTFSLWDTYRAVQPLSSLLEPDRLADVVLSMLSYAEEEWMDDLGNLRKGRLPEWTFKGNETGMMMGMHSTPVIHDVLSKGSLDRRMIALGFSDAERQEIKERLVTAMITDARAATSQGVAWIKEYEQQGYVPAQLHDTPPGNDWESHSPFKDAWTSSYSLEYSMNDWAIAQSIKAVFGESDPRYQEFADRSKNWQAQFDFGGKQYKGWFKARDYAGKFIDAGWVDPKTGRAVGKDWRPDMFNWSFAESNGWQYAFSVQHDIHGLVDLMTRFDQTQNPQAKRGELFAKRLDEYWSTYPDRNAGDNQFPVFNTGNVGQHVQGNEPDIHVPYLYNYVGQPWKGQAAIVAATNVCYKNTPDGICGNDDFGTLSAWFVFRALGFFPVNASSGIYEIGTPMFETASLDVGAGKQFTVTAQNVSRDNIYIQSARLNGSEFNRSYLTHEEILSGGKLEFVMGDSPNQNWGSQPEDLPPAQGIGTFLHEGDLPAGSR, via the coding sequence ATGAAACTGAAACGTTCCCTGCTCGCGTGTGCCGTACTGGCTGGCCTGGTTGGTATATCCGGTTGTCAAAATGACTCGGATACCGCTGTCGATAACAATAAAGAGACTAACGTCTCCCGTTACGTCAATCCATTCATCGGCACAGGTAATTTAGGCAACACCTATCCCGGCGCCACGACCCCGCATGGCATGGTGCAGCTGTCGCCCAATAATGGGGCCAATGGCTGGGAATATATCTCCGGCTATTACTACCACGACAACCGCCTCGCCGGGTTTTCCCACACTCACCTCTCGGGGGCCGGAGCTGGAGATCTCAACGATATTCTGGTGATGCCGATCAACTCACGCTCCAATTTCATGCTGAACGAGGGGTCGGCCTCACTGAATCTGGAGGCCTCCCGCTACAGCCACAAGGATGAAGAGGCAACGGCGGGCTACTACAAGGTCAATCTGAAGGATTACGGGATCAAGGCCGAGCTGACCGCCTCGGATCGGGTGGGGGTTCATCGCTACACCTTCCCGCAAGATAAAAAATCGGAAATCGTGGTCAACCTCGGCTTCAAGGTCAACTGGGACTACACCTCCGACTCCTATCTGAAATGGGACAAAACCCACAACCGGATCGAGGGCCATCGCTTCTCTGACGGCTGGGCCCCCAGCCAGAAAGAGTTCTTCGTGATGGAGTTCGACCAGCCCATCAAAAACATCCGCTTCGCCTACTTTGACAAAGACCAGAACCGCTATCTGGACCTGCCGGAAGGCACCACCGAGATCGGCAACGAGACCCGTGGCAAATATCAGTACGCGCGTGCCTATGTGGAATTTGATACCGCGGCGGCGGGCTTGGTCGTCGAGGCCAAGGTAGCCCTCTCCAACGTCGAGATCGGCCGGGATGGCAACGCTGGCGCCTCACTCAACATGACCGAAGTGGCCAATATGTCGTTTGACGATGTCCGGCAGGCTGCGACCCAAAAATGGGAAAAGGAGCTGGGCAAGATCCGGGTCAGTGGGGATGAGGAGTACAAACAGACCTTCTATACCGCGCTCTACCACACCTATCTGGGCCAGACCATTCACTCCGATCTGGACGGACGCTACCGCCAGGTGCATCAGGGGCGCAACGCCTATCCGGATGGCAACACACCGTGGGGCGAGCAGATCGATACCCTCAAGGAGTCGGTTCGCACCGCCGATGCCAACCGGGATGGCAAAGCGGACTTTACCCGTTACGACACCTTCTCCCTGTGGGACACCTACCGCGCAGTACAACCCCTCTCGTCACTGCTGGAGCCGGATCGCCTCGCCGATGTGGTGCTCTCCATGCTCTCCTACGCCGAGGAGGAGTGGATGGACGATCTGGGCAACCTGCGCAAGGGCAGATTGCCGGAGTGGACCTTCAAGGGTAACGAGACCGGCATGATGATGGGGATGCACTCCACGCCGGTGATCCACGACGTACTCTCCAAAGGCTCGCTGGACAGACGGATGATCGCGCTGGGCTTCAGCGATGCGGAACGTCAGGAGATCAAGGAGCGACTGGTGACCGCCATGATCACCGACGCCCGCGCAGCCACCAGCCAGGGGGTCGCCTGGATCAAGGAGTACGAGCAGCAAGGCTATGTACCTGCCCAGTTGCATGACACACCGCCGGGCAATGACTGGGAATCTCACTCCCCCTTCAAGGATGCCTGGACCTCATCCTACTCGCTGGAGTACTCCATGAATGACTGGGCGATCGCCCAATCGATCAAGGCAGTATTTGGCGAAAGTGACCCCCGCTATCAGGAGTTTGCCGATCGATCCAAGAACTGGCAGGCGCAGTTTGACTTTGGCGGCAAGCAGTACAAGGGGTGGTTCAAGGCCCGCGACTACGCTGGCAAGTTCATTGATGCCGGTTGGGTAGACCCGAAAACCGGCCGGGCAGTGGGCAAGGATTGGCGCCCCGACATGTTCAACTGGTCATTCGCCGAGTCCAACGGCTGGCAATACGCCTTCAGCGTTCAACATGACATTCATGGCCTGGTCGATCTGATGACCCGCTTCGACCAGACCCAGAATCCTCAGGCCAAACGGGGCGAACTGTTTGCCAAACGGCTGGACGAGTATTGGAGTACCTATCCGGATCGCAACGCTGGCGACAACCAGTTCCCGGTATTCAACACCGGCAACGTGGGACAGCATGTGCAGGGCAACGAGCCCGATATCCATGTGCCCTACCTCTACAACTACGTAGGACAGCCCTGGAAGGGACAGGCCGCCATCGTGGCAGCCACCAACGTCTGCTACAAGAACACCCCTGACGGCATCTGTGGCAACGATGACTTTGGCACCCTCTCTGCCTGGTTCGTGTTCCGGGCGCTGGGCTTCTTCCCGGTCAATGCCTCCTCCGGCATCTACGAGATTGGCACCCCCATGTTCGAAACCGCCTCGCTCGATGTGGGTGCGGGCAAACAGTTCACCGTCACGGCCCAGAATGTCAGCCGCGACAACATCTACATCCAGTCCGCTCGCCTCAATGGCAGCGAGTTCAATCGCAGCTACCTCACCCATGAGGAAATCCTCAGTGGCGGCAAGCTTGAATTCGTGATGGGCGATAGCCCCAACCAGAATTGGGGCAGCCAGCCGGAAGATCTGCCGCCCGCGCAAGGTATCGGCACCTTCCTGCACGAAGGCGACCTGCCTGCCGGTTCCCGTTAA
- the manA gene encoding mannose-6-phosphate isomerase, class I encodes MSYPPFFLMCNPIQDYVWGSRDSLTTLFGIKNPEGKPQAELWMGAHPNGCSEVTLAGETVKLSSLIDANPVAMLGEATQARFGSLPFLFKVLCAEQALSIQVHPSKAQAEAGFAKEEAAGIDIKASNRNYKDPNHKPELVFALTRYQAMNGFRAIPAILALFDRMALPALVDLTAALRQSQDEAGLQHFFHQLLILSGDRKDEALAGLLAYAAAHQDEETFATISKLANQYPGDVGLFSPLLLNVVTLEPGQAMFLDAQTPHAYIHGTGLEIMANSDNVLRAGLTPKYMDVPELLACTRCVAKPDDQILLTPRMEGTVQHFDVPVPDFTFSVYGAGEHALTTGNAEILFAIDGPITLIGQDGERLTLTIGQSAFVPASTSDYRVTAEGRFARASNR; translated from the coding sequence ATGAGCTACCCGCCGTTTTTTCTAATGTGCAACCCGATCCAGGATTATGTCTGGGGCAGTCGTGACTCCCTGACCACGCTGTTTGGCATCAAAAATCCCGAAGGCAAACCACAAGCTGAACTGTGGATGGGCGCTCACCCCAATGGCTGCTCCGAAGTGACCCTGGCAGGCGAGACCGTGAAGCTTTCCAGCCTGATTGACGCCAACCCCGTCGCCATGCTGGGCGAAGCTACCCAGGCTCGTTTCGGCTCACTCCCCTTCCTGTTCAAGGTGCTCTGCGCCGAGCAAGCCCTCTCCATTCAGGTACACCCGAGCAAGGCACAGGCCGAAGCCGGTTTTGCCAAAGAAGAAGCCGCAGGCATCGATATCAAGGCGAGCAACCGCAACTACAAGGATCCGAACCACAAGCCGGAGCTGGTCTTTGCCCTCACCCGCTATCAGGCGATGAACGGCTTTCGCGCCATCCCGGCCATCCTGGCCCTGTTCGATCGCATGGCGCTGCCCGCACTGGTCGACCTGACCGCGGCGCTTCGCCAGTCACAGGATGAAGCTGGCCTGCAGCACTTCTTCCACCAGTTGCTGATCCTCAGCGGTGATCGCAAGGACGAGGCGCTGGCTGGCCTGCTGGCCTATGCCGCCGCCCATCAGGATGAAGAGACTTTCGCCACCATCAGCAAGCTGGCCAACCAGTACCCGGGGGATGTGGGGCTCTTCTCGCCGTTGCTGCTCAACGTGGTAACACTTGAGCCGGGTCAGGCGATGTTCCTCGACGCCCAGACCCCCCACGCCTACATCCACGGCACTGGCCTCGAGATCATGGCCAACTCCGACAACGTGCTGCGTGCCGGTCTGACCCCCAAATACATGGATGTGCCGGAGCTGCTGGCCTGCACCCGCTGTGTCGCCAAACCGGACGACCAGATCCTGCTCACCCCTCGCATGGAAGGCACAGTACAGCACTTCGACGTGCCGGTACCGGATTTCACCTTCAGCGTATATGGCGCAGGCGAACATGCCCTCACCACCGGCAATGCCGAGATCCTGTTCGCCATCGATGGGCCCATCACCCTCATTGGCCAGGATGGCGAGCGTCTGACACTGACCATAGGGCAATCTGCATTTGTACCCGCCAGCACCAGCGATTATCGCGTGACGGCTGAAGGGCGTTTTGCCCGCGCCAGCAACCGCTGA
- a CDS encoding AraC family transcriptional regulator: MSIIFTQLLDGFLSEGGGFEKVLFASDKGVPPCFSYQVNFPRLELVFSGHYLNQIWSPEGDVQSVQMGPREAMYIPPNGWNKPDWDNDCSVLSLLFGKRQIGFSLVSKHKGDTGFFDVQKHSIQAGAGRALDHILLSLNTLAQEPIRAPMDNHLLQALLSYSRQLLVESESGRPRGSDLFHGICIYIQENFHRPISRECIAARFNLSPSHLSRLFRQQGHMRLADYISWVRLERAKFMLKKYRFRLEEVANRCGFTDVNYFCRVFKQKTGLTPSQYRSLSQPQATASELEA; this comes from the coding sequence ATGAGTATCATCTTTACCCAGCTGTTGGACGGCTTTCTAAGTGAGGGGGGAGGCTTTGAGAAGGTGTTGTTTGCCTCTGACAAAGGGGTGCCTCCCTGCTTCAGTTATCAGGTCAATTTTCCGCGTCTCGAGCTGGTATTCAGTGGCCACTATCTCAACCAGATCTGGTCCCCGGAAGGGGATGTGCAGTCGGTACAGATGGGGCCGCGGGAGGCGATGTACATTCCCCCCAACGGCTGGAACAAGCCGGATTGGGACAATGACTGTTCCGTGCTCAGCCTGTTGTTCGGCAAGCGTCAGATAGGGTTCAGTCTGGTGAGCAAGCACAAGGGAGACACCGGCTTCTTCGATGTGCAGAAGCACAGTATTCAGGCCGGTGCCGGACGGGCGCTCGATCATATCCTGCTCTCCCTCAACACCCTTGCGCAGGAGCCGATAAGGGCACCGATGGACAATCACCTGCTGCAGGCGCTGCTAAGTTATTCACGGCAGTTGCTGGTGGAGTCGGAGAGCGGTCGTCCTCGTGGCTCCGATCTTTTTCACGGCATCTGCATCTACATTCAGGAAAATTTCCACCGCCCCATCAGTCGCGAATGCATCGCCGCCCGCTTCAATCTCTCCCCCAGCCACCTCTCACGTCTGTTCCGCCAGCAGGGGCACATGCGGCTGGCGGACTACATCAGCTGGGTGCGGCTGGAGCGGGCCAAGTTCATGCTGAAAAAGTATCGCTTCCGTCTCGAAGAGGTCGCCAATCGCTGCGGGTTTACCGACGTGAACTACTTCTGCCGTGTGTTCAAACAGAAGACCGGCTTGACCCCTTCCCAGTACCGTTCCCTGAGTCAGCCGCAGGCGACGGCCAGCGAGCTGGAGGCATAA
- the icd gene encoding NADP-dependent isocitrate dehydrogenase: MESKVVIPTQGQKITVDANGKLQVPNHPIIPFIEGDGIGVDVTPAMLNVVNAAVEKAYKGERKIAWMEIYTGEKSTHVYGEGAWLPAETLDFIREYCVAIKGPLTTPVGGGIRSLNVALRQELDLYICLRPVRYYDGTPSPVKRPDLTDMVIFRENAEDIYAGIEWKADSAEANKVIAFLQNEMGVKKIRFPESCGIGIKPMSKAGTERLVRAAIEYAIDNDRDSVTLVHKGNIMKFTEGAFKDWGYALAQNEYGAQLIDGGPWCSFKNPKTGKTIVIKDVIADAFLQQILLRPAEYDVIACMNLNGDYISDALAAQVGGIGIAPGANIGDGVALFEATHGTAPKYAGQDKVNPGSLILSAEMMLRHMGWVEAADLIIKGMEAAIRNKTVTYDFERLMEGATLRSCSQFAQDMIDQM, translated from the coding sequence ATGGAAAGCAAAGTAGTTATCCCGACCCAGGGCCAGAAAATCACAGTCGATGCTAACGGCAAGCTGCAGGTTCCCAACCATCCGATCATTCCGTTTATCGAAGGGGATGGCATCGGTGTTGACGTGACCCCAGCCATGTTGAATGTGGTGAATGCTGCGGTCGAGAAAGCCTACAAGGGCGAGCGCAAGATCGCCTGGATGGAGATCTACACCGGCGAGAAATCGACTCATGTTTATGGTGAAGGTGCCTGGCTGCCGGCCGAAACCCTGGATTTCATTCGCGAATACTGCGTGGCCATCAAGGGCCCGCTGACCACGCCGGTCGGCGGCGGTATCCGCTCTCTCAACGTGGCCCTGCGTCAGGAGCTGGATCTCTACATCTGCCTGCGCCCGGTACGTTACTACGATGGCACCCCGAGTCCGGTGAAGCGTCCTGATCTGACCGACATGGTGATCTTCCGCGAAAACGCCGAAGACATCTACGCCGGTATCGAGTGGAAGGCTGACAGCGCCGAAGCGAACAAGGTGATCGCCTTCCTGCAAAACGAGATGGGCGTGAAGAAAATTCGCTTCCCGGAGTCCTGCGGGATCGGCATCAAGCCGATGTCCAAAGCCGGTACCGAGCGTCTGGTACGTGCCGCTATCGAGTATGCCATCGATAACGATCGCGACTCAGTGACCCTGGTGCACAAGGGCAACATCATGAAGTTCACCGAAGGTGCCTTCAAGGATTGGGGCTATGCTCTGGCCCAGAACGAGTACGGTGCCCAGCTGATCGACGGCGGCCCCTGGTGCTCCTTCAAGAACCCGAAAACCGGCAAAACCATCGTCATCAAGGATGTCATCGCCGACGCCTTCCTGCAGCAGATCCTGCTGCGTCCGGCCGAGTATGACGTCATCGCCTGTATGAACCTCAACGGTGACTACATCTCCGATGCGCTGGCTGCTCAGGTAGGCGGTATCGGCATCGCACCGGGTGCCAACATCGGCGACGGCGTGGCCCTGTTCGAGGCAACTCACGGTACTGCACCGAAATATGCCGGTCAGGACAAGGTCAACCCGGGCTCCCTGATCCTCTCCGCCGAGATGATGCTGCGCCACATGGGCTGGGTTGAAGCGGCCGATCTCATCATCAAGGGGATGGAAGCTGCGATCCGCAACAAGACCGTCACCTATGACTTCGAGCGTCTGATGGAAGGGGCCACCCTGCGTTCCTGCTCCCAGTTTGCTCAGGACATGATCGACCAGATGTAA